Proteins found in one Zea mays cultivar B73 chromosome 1, Zm-B73-REFERENCE-NAM-5.0, whole genome shotgun sequence genomic segment:
- the LOC103644073 gene encoding ocs element-binding factor 1-like, with amino-acid sequence MLSVQEALDLASSSCGTMDITTCGFTPWGPESCPSLEQVMASRPAASSTAALAEAEAEAARDADPEDEERLRRQRRKVSNRLSAQRSRARKQQRLEELREAAARLRAEKQQLEARLQALARHDLAVRCQNARLGAEASALARRFREARRLLALRRLAFAALQPRPGVAPAPAPPAPLLGLASLMT; translated from the coding sequence atgCTGTCTGTGCAGGAAGCACTTGACCTTGCGTCGTCCAGCTGCGGCACGATGGACATTACCACGTGCGGGTTCACACCGTGGGGGCCCGAGTCGTGCCCTAGCCTGGAGCAGGTGATGGCGTCGAGGCCGGCCGCGTCGTCCACGGCGGCgctggccgaggccgaggccgaggcggcgagggaCGCGGACCCGGAGGACGAGGAGCGGCTCCGGCGTCAGCGCCGCAAGGTGTCGAACCGGCTCTCGGCGCAGCGGTCGCGCGCGCGGAAGCAGCAGCGGCTGGAGGAGCTCCGCGAGGCGGCGGCGCGGCTCCGCGCCGAGAAGCAGCAGCTGGAGGCCCGGCTGCAGGCCCTGGCGCGGCACGACCTCGCCGTGCGCTGCCAGAACGCGCGGCTCGGCGCCGAGGCCTCCGCGCTCGCGCGCCGCTTCCGCGAGGCGCGCAGGCTCCTCGCGCTGCGCCGCCTCGCGTTCGCCGCCCTGCAGCCGCGGCCCGGCGTcgctcccgcgcccgcgccgccggcGCCCCTGCTGGGACTGGCCTCGCTCATGACGTAG